The nucleotide sequence TCAACAATTTGCTGCCATTCGGTCAAAAGATCGTGAGGAGTTTTTTTGTCCATACCATTTCCTCCGGCGCTTTTTTGGGGGGGCTAAGCCGTATTGTGCTGCACAGCAAAGCAGCGCCTGGCCGGGGATCAGCAGTCAGGATGTTGTTGAAATGATGCTGCCTATATCGCGCAGCAGGGGGTCTTCTTCACTTGGCATGGCGTCATCAGCGGCCTTCTTCAGTATATTTGCCTGCTCCACCATATATTTTGCTTCGTCTGTATATGACGTTGCCAGTGAATTATTGCCGCTGTAGATGATATTTGCTGAAGTTATATTTGTGGAAAGACTGCTGATAAGAGCGTCAAGATCAAGCGATGAACTGCTCAGATCAACGCTGTTTAAATAGCTGAGATACGACATGTCATTCAACGTAAACTTTGAACCATAGTATCCGAGCTGTATATTTAACGTTGATGAATTGCCATCACTGCTGACTGTAAGGCGGCTGTCGTTGGCCCAGCCACTTTTGTCCACAAGCGAAATGTTGTTGTATTTTGCGGTGGATATGGTTGCGGATATCTCTTGAGCAAGCGATTTGAATTCTGCGCTGTTGACGCTGCCCTGGGTCGGGTCCGCCTTTACCTCCTGGGCGAGGGTCAGCATGCTGGTCAGATTGTCGCGTATCGAGGAGGCGGAATTGGCAATAAGGGTTGCGATATTTGCCGCTTCGGTGGCGTTTTTTGAGCCCTGCTGCAGCATGGACGAATCGCTTCGTATGCGGCCCGTCAATGCCTCGGCCATCATCTCGCTGCCTGACTTGTAGCGGGCGACGGGCGCAGGCTGCGGCAGGTTGTCCAGCAGCAGGTTCAGGCTGCCGCTTTTTAAAAAGGAATAGGCCATGAGCTGATCGTAGAAGTCCATCCAACACCCCTCCCCGTAGATGAATCCGCATCTAATCAGCCTATCGGCCATTTTTAAAATAAGCTTACCTGCCTGCGTTGTGGGCTACTTCCTCATCGCTGCCACCGCCCCCAATACTCCGGGAGTTAGCAGGAACGGCTACGGTGCAGAGGGCTGCGAATGGGATAGGATTTTCCCCTGCACCTAAAGCTGGCGCCAAAACAACCGTTGAATAATGAATAGATAATATGCTATTGTAAATTCAAATATATTCACGATTATATCAACTTTAATTATTTTTTAATCTTTTTACTTTTTGGTTCGACTTAACTATCCAGAAACTCGAAGCAAAAAAAACAGGCATTACATTATCACCCATGATACAAAGCCCTTGACGTTTGCGACCCATACCTTGAAACCGGTGAGGTATTTGCATGAGCATCAAGTTCAAAGTTCTGCTCCTCTCCATTATCGGCCCCACGCTGCTGGCAATCACCATTTTTTTCAATGCGGTGCAAAACATCTGGACGTCTGAGGAGCAAGCAGTCATCCATTCCGCAAAAGGGATTGTCAGCATGGCTGAGTCAGCCCGCAACGAAATGGCCATGAAGTTTGACGGAGTGATCAGGCCCTTTGGGGAAATACCTCGCGACAAACTTATTGATGCTGTACCCATCATCACCGCCATAAAAATGGCACGGCAAAATGCGGAAAAACTTGGATATAAATTCCGTGTGCCCAAGTTTTCGCCACGCAATCCAGCAAATGAACCCAATGCTTTGGAAAGAACAGCTCTGGAACAGATAGCGTCCAAGGGTTTGCCAGAGCTTATTGTCCGCCAAAAGGATGCAATACACTATTTTAAACCCATAGTTCTTACTGCTGAATGCATGTTTTGCCACGGCGACCCCAAGGGAACCACTGACCCCATTGGTGGAACAAAGGAAGGCTGGAAAGCCGGGGAAATACACGGTGCTTTCGAAATTATTTATTCACTGGATGAAGCAGTTGCCAAAACTAAAGCGGCAGCAGTTTCCGTTGGCATAGCAACCGCTGCCATTCTAGTTTTTATTATTTGCGCTGTCTGGCTTATTATGCGCAACAGTCTGGTCGCCCCGCTGGTACGGCTGCAACAATTCGCACGACAGGTTTCAGAAGGCGAGCTCAACACACAGCCCCGCGGCACATTCAAGGCCGAGTTGCAGGCGCTTGAACAGGCTTTGACCGCCATGGTCGTGCGGCTTAAAGAAAAAATCTCTTTCTCGGAACAAAAAACAGCAGAGGCCAAGGCAGCAGAGGCTCGGGCGCAGCAACACGCCGACGAAGCTGCGGAAGCTCGTGACGATGCGCTTAAATCACGGGCGCAGGGAATGACCGAAGCGGCAAACATGCTTGAAGGTGTGATCAGTTCAGTTACCTCGGCGTCGCAGGAAATATCGGCACAGGTTGAGCAGTCCAGTAATTTTGCGGCAAGCCAGGCCAGCAGCATGAACGCTGTGGCCGCAGCCATGGAAGAAATGAACTCCTCTATTTCTGCGGTTTCAGATAACGCGGCCCAGGCCTCCGCCTCTTCTGAGATTATCAAGGTAAACGCCAACAAGGAGCTCAAAGAAGTTAATGTCATGGTGGATGCCATCAAATCAGTGCAAACCATGGCTGATGCGCTTAAATCCGGCATGAGCGAATTGGGGCACCAGGCTGAAGATATTGGAAAAATTATGAATGTCATCAACGATATTGCCGACCAGACAAACCTGTTGGCGCTTAATGCCGCTATCGAAGCCGCCAGAGCTGGCGATGCTGGACGAGGCTTTGCCGTTGTTGCCGACGAGGTGCGCAAACTGGCCGAAAAAACCATGCTGGCGGTTACAGAGGTTGGAAACGCCATCCAATCTGTACAGCAAGGCACAAAAAATAATGTCGACAGCGTAGATATGGCTGTTGATGCCATTTCAAAGGTCAACAGCATGGCCGAGGGTACAGGAGAGGCAATCAGCCAGATCACCTTGCATGTCAATGAAATGGCTGAACAGATTCAGGCAATCGCCCGTTCGGTGGATGAACAGACGCGGGCGTCGGCAGACATCACAAAGTCCATTTCCATGGCTGATCAAGACTCTTCTGAAACGTCGGCTGCGCTGCAAGAGATATCCACGGCGCTAATAGATCTTTCACAGCAAAGCCAAATACTTACGTCTCTCATTGTCAAGTTGCAAGATGGAGCCAAACATATTACTGCGCAGTTTAACGAGATATAATGATGTTGGCCTAACATCCCCCGAAGAGTCTGCCATTGAAACATTAGCGCTCCTATGTAAGGAATATTAACGTTTCAATGGCATACTCTTCGGGGGGAGGGGCAATATGGGCAGCCTATAAATAAAAAGACCGCCCATTTCTGAGCGGCCTTTCGAATGAACGCCTTATGAAGATATCGTGGCAGAAATATTCCATTTAAGGTGCTGGCCAAAATCGAACTCTTTTCTTTATTCATTAGGATGGCGGCACGAGCTTGACAAGCAAACTCAATTTTAAGAAACGCCTAAATACAAACCTAAAAAGCAAACTTGTCGTGGACGAAAGAATTCGTTAGTCTATTTCAATGCTAATAAATCCTAGACTAACAGATTTTTACGGCATCCAGTGTGCACAGGAACAAATAGACTTTGCTATCCCTTTCTTTAATGAGGATATCCCGCTCTATTTGGATCCTTTTTTGCTCTGGAAGTCTCCGTCTATGCAAGACAATGCTCTCCATGCCTCGCTAATGACTTTTTTTAATGACCTCGGTGCTAAATTCTTGTCAGGTCAAAAGAACGATGCCATAAATAGTCTTATTATTGCTTCTGAGTGCCATGAAGTAAAAATGGGGACTTCCCTCAGCGGTAAAGGTAGACGGATGTCCGTAAAGCTTGCTGAAATGATTCTTGGAACATTTCAGATTGCAGAGCGTGCAGGAATACATGGTTTTCGGCACTTAGAAGAGATTCAGCTACTTATAAATGGTATTTCGAAAGACAGAATTAGTGACATAGCATGTTCATTCATTAAATCATATCTTATTGACTACACCATTGATCAATGTTTAGAGCTGGGTATTCCTGTTGAAAATACACATGTCGATAATATTTTTCATATGCAAAACCATAAACCTATTTCAGAACAAGTAGCATTACCGATTAATCCAGTGCACAAGGAGCCAATAATTTTAGTCCCAAAACGTTATTTGCGCTTTGTTCCTTGGATTAATTTTGATGAGTATTATGCTAAAAGTTGTCCGCAAGATGCGGCGTCCAGCCGCCGCAGGAACTGTCAAGAGGGGCTGTCTTAAATTTCAATCGGAACAATTACGATGTTATCCAAGAGTATATTACTTTAAAAGAACGTACAGCAGAAGACTGCAAAAACGATCCTCTCTTTTCTGCGATTCCAGTACTTTCGGCAAAACGACGATTAAAGCAGCTTCTCAATCTGCCAAGCGGAACACAAAATCTTTCACATCAAAAATATGAAAAGGCTATTGAGTCTTTATTCCCATCGTTGCTTTATCCCTATTTGGACTTTGCAGCAGCGCAAAGTCGAACTGATAGCGGGACAAGCATCCGTGATTTAATTTTTTACAACACCGCAACTCACCATTTTCTCAAGCAAATCAGCGAAGAATATCACTCACAGCAAATCGTTATGGAACTAAAAAATGTTCATGAGCTGTCTCGTGAACATGTCGATCAACTCAACCGTTATATGACCGAAGGGCTTGGGCGTTTTGGAATTCTTGTTACGCGGCATGAGCCGAAAAAGGCAATTCGACAGCGCATTATTGACCTATGGTCTGGACAAAGAAAATGCATTATAGTCCTTTCTGATAGCGATATTGAACAAATGGTGGATGTCTTTGAAACTAAACAGCGCGAACCAATAGACGTTCTTGTCAAAAAATACGTTGAATTTCAACGTTGTTGCCCATGTTAATACCATGAAAAAAAATGATATCATTATATGCGAAAAATCTAGGAAGCAACTTCAAGCTCTATATACTGAGCTTCACCCATATGCGCTAAAAAAACCGCATGACACTGTAACGAAGTTTAAATTAAATGTTGTTAATAGCCTTCTGGGAACTATTGATAATTTGATCGGGCAAGAAAATCTTCCCATTGCTGGTTTCACCCTTTTTGATGAAGACAGCATGCCTAATATTAGCGACATCTCCCTAGTGCTTAATCAATACATTCAGGCTCTTGAGATTTTCAGATCTAGAAATATAGAGCTTGATGATGAAGATGAAAATATATGGATCTACAAAATAGATGATGCCGATAACGATGAAGATTATTTGATCATACAAACCGATCCCCCAACATCATTCAGGTAGTGTCATGAATAAGACAAACACTCAGTTTACACAAAGAACGGCTTTATACGAATCCGTCAAGGATATATTTGATTCTGTTTTTTCCGAACTACAAGGCATGGCCAAGAAAAAACCGGATGGGACTCTTAGTAAAACTAAAATCATCCACTTAAATAGGATTTTGACAGATATAAAGCTTATTTTCGACGGATATCCTGAAGCAAAATATTTGGACTTGCTTGATGATGACGAGTTGCCCCAGTTTAGTGATGCTTTGTTAATTTTGGCTCAATACAATGGGGCATTAAAAAGTTTCCATAATAAACACTGGAAGTTTAATGGAATTGATTGGGATTGGATGAAGAATTGATTCATGGCGTACTTATATTGCGAGACCAGAAAAAAAACGCACTTCTAAGCAGGAATTAGCAAAGAGCTTAGCAAGTGCCCTTAAGTTGAGCTAGTTTCGACTTGCTCTGGCGGTCGCTTCATTTTGATGCTCACGTCCCTACCGCCACGATTGATGGGAGTTCTGCCATTCCCACACCAACCCACGCGCCAAACGATCCCATGTCCGCAAGTATTTGTATCGCTGATGCAACTCTTTAACTTGTGGCCATGTGGCGCAATAATTTTCATTATATATTGAATTGTTACATGAATTTTCCCAGAAATTCTGCCACACGCCACATTTGGCGACCCCATTCAACGCAGAAAAGGGATAGCCGGGTTTTCACCTAACTATCCCTTTCGGTTATTTGGTCGGAGCGAAAGGATTCGAACCTTCGACTTCCTGCTCCCAAAGCAGGTGCGCTACCAGGCTGCGCCACGCTCCGAAAAAAAACCCGCGCCGTTGCGGCGCGGGAAAATTGTGGGGCGAAAGATGGGACTTGAACCCACGGCCACCTGGGCCACAACCAGGTGCTCTACCAACTGAGCTACTTCCGCCACGGGAAATTTCATATACGCAGGATATTTTCCTTTGGCAAGCGTTTTTTCTAAAAACCTCCATCTGGATTTTATCTAGAAAAGCAACTACACTCTTTTTCGGTTGTCCGGAGCTGGGGCGCAGACCCGCCAAAGCACCGCGGCAATCCCTCATTTTACAAGCCTTCCGCGCCTAAAGGCGACATATCCGACGCAGACGGCATTTCAGAAGTAAACTTTTTTCGGGGACACTCATGGACAAACTGGTCATCGAAGGCGGCGTTCCGCTCACTGGCGGCATTGATGTCAGCGGCTCAAAAAATGCGGCCCTGCCCATTCTTTTTGCCTGCATCCTGCTGTCAGAGCCTGTCACCATCACCAATGTGCCCAATCTGCGCGATATACACACCACCATCAAGCTCCTGAACATGTTGGGCTGCACCTGCGAATTCGCCGATCATCGGGTGCAGGTGCGGCCCGGCAATTTATTGCCCGAGGCTCCCTATGACCTCGTGCGCACCATGCGCGCCTCTGTTCTGTGCCTGGGCCCGTTGCTGGCCCGCATCGGTCAGGCCCGCGTGGCTCTGCCCGGCGGTTGCGCCATCGGCGCGCGCCCGGTGGATCAACACCTGAAAGGCCTCGAGCTGATGGGGGCGAGCTTCCAGCTTGAAGAGGGGTACATTATGGGGCGCTGCCGCCAGCTCAAAGGCGCGCATATTTCTTTTGACATGCCCACCGTGGGCGGCACGGAAAACCTGCTCATGGCCGCAGCGCTGGCAGAAGGCGAAACCATACTTGAAAACGCCGCCCGCGAGCCGGAAGTGGTCGACCTCGCCAACTTTTTGCGAGCCTGCGGCGCCCACATTGAAGGACACGGCACGTCCGTTATCCGCATACAGGGCGTCACCTCGCTGCACGACGGCGAATACGCCGTCATGTCTGACCGCATCGAGGCGGGCACGTTTCTTGTGGCGGCGGGCATCACAGGCGGCGAGCTGATGCTGCGCAACTGCCCTTTCAAAGACCTGGAGGCCGTCATCCTCAAGCTGCGCAGCATGGGCATGGAGATCAGCAGTACGCCCGAAGGCGTGCTGGCGCGCTGCGCGGGCCCCCTGCGCGGCACGGACGTAAAAACCCAGCCTTACCCCGGTTTTCCCACCGACATGCAGGCCCAGCTTATGGCCCTCATGTGCATGGCCGAGGGAGCCAGCGTGGTGGAAGAAAGTATTTTTGAAAACCGCTTTATGCATGTTCTTGAACTCATGCGCATGGGCGCGCAGATCAAGGTTTCGGGCCACACCGCCATGGTGCGCGGCGTGCAGAAGCTTACGGGCGCGCCCGTCATGGCCTCTGACCTGCGCGCCAGCGCCTCGCTGGTTCTGGCCGGTCTTGCGGCCAAGGGCGTTACCGAGGTACGGCGCATCTACCACCTTGACCGCGGCTATGAGAGCATTGAGCATAAACTGAACGCTGTTGGCGCGCGCATCCGCCGCGAGCAGGAATAACGCCTGGGGCGCTCCTTTTTTTTGGGGGGTTCCCTGCCTGATGAATGAAGTTTTGCCCGCTACGCGGGCCTCAGGAGGATTCCATGAAACGACTGGCGCTTTTTATGCTGCTGCTTTGCGTCACACTGCTCAACGGCTGCGCATATTCCGGCTACGGCATCTACGACGATCAGCGTCTGATGGGAACCATGTCGGACGACAAAGAACTCTCCGCCAAAATAAAAACCGCCCTGCTGGACGAGAGCTTTTCCGGCGGGTGGTCGGTGGCTGTTTACAGCTTCTACGGACATGTATTCTTGGTAGGCGAAGTGCCCGAACACATGCAGGGCAAGGCTGTGACCATAGCCAACCGCTACAAGCCGCGCTCGGTCACTACGCACTGGTTCACCCCTGCCGCCAGCGACACCAGCAATTTTGTGCTGGCCACCAAGCTGCGCAAGGACCTCATCAGCACCAAGGGCCTTTCGTCCACACGCATAGAGACAGAGGTAAACTCCGGGCGCGTGGTTTTGCTGGGCGTGGTGAAGGATGAATCGGAAAAGCAGATCGCCATTCAGGCGGCTCGCGGCGTGGCCGGTGTAACCGGCGTTACAAGCTATCTTATGCTGCCCCAGAAGGCGGGCCAGCTTGACAACATGCGTCCGGAGCACGCCGCTGGCGTCAGCCCCATGGACGGAAGCACCGAACCCGCAGGCGGCAGCACCCCTGTCTCCGGCGGCGCGGGCAGTTCAAGCCCGGCCAGCCCAGCTGGCGGCGTAGAGTCGCGCGATCTGCCCTAGGCGTATTGCACGCAAAAAAGCGACCGGCCAATATTGCCCCATAGCTGGCAGTACTTACGGTAAGGTCCAGCAGCACAGCTTGCGCATGGAAAGAAATTTTGCCGCCGCATCACGCTGTGCGCTGGACCTTACCTTGTTAATCTGCAACGCATTTTGCGTAACCAGATCAACAACGTCCCCGTCCAGCTGGCGGGCAGCCGCCATGGACGACATGCACTCCAGCACGCTTGAAAGCTCCATGCCAGGCCGGTACGGACGGTTTTCCGTCATTGCCGTAAAAACGTCGGCAACCGCCATGACACGCATGGGCAACGATAGCTTCTCCGCCCCCAGTCCGTAGGGGTACCCCCCGCCGTCCAGCCTTTCGTGGTGCATGCCGCCCCAGTCGCACACGCAGCGAAAGCCCGGTATTGTCCTGAGCAGATCCACGCCTATCTTTGCATGTTCTTTTATTTCTTGCCGTTCCAGATTCGAGAGCGGCCCCGCCTTTTCAAGTATATCCACGGACACGGCCAGTTTGCCGATGTCATGCAGCAGCCCCGCCATATAAATTGTCAGGCCGTCTTCATCCGAGGCCAGCCCCGTCTGCATGAGAATTGCCTGGGCTGTACGGGCGACGCCGTGCGAATGCGTTGCCGTAAACGGGCTTTTGGAGTCAATAATTTGCGAAAACAGGTCGCACAAAGTCAGCAGGTTTTCTATGGAAAGAATTCCGTTGCCAGCCGTGTTGACAAGATAGGCTTCCATGGCGCTGTGTGACGGATACCGGTCGGTCAGATCACTGCGCAGGGAGATTTGGGCCAGAGCCTTGAGGCCAGCGGGGGAAAAACTGCCAGCAGTTTCTTCCGCTGCTGCTGCCGCTGCCCATTCGGCAAATGGCAATTCTGGTTGCTCCTGCGCCTGAGCGTCAATAAAATCTGCAAGATAAATGCAATTTGCAGCCAGAGCGTTGTCGTCTATGGCACCCATGGCCCGCCACGGGGTTTTGCGCAGCAGCACCATATTGCAAACAGCTTCGGGCAGTTTTGCCGTTCTGCAAAACGCCCATCCTGCAATGCAATAATCTTCTTTTTCAAAAACTATATTTGTCAATCCGTTCTTTTTAGGAATAGTGCCTATCTCGTGCAACATTGTTGCTACAAGCAGATATCTTCGTTCCTGCGGCTCCATCCCACAAAAATTTGCCAACAGCTGCGTCAGATAGGCTACACGTACATTGTGGCCTCTCAAATCATGGTACGCAAGACCCAGGGCCCGTGAAAACCCCGAAAGCAAATCGTAAAGAAAAACTGACTCCATATGTACCACACCTAGTCCTGCAGGATTCGTTACCCTTTCCTTTTTTTCACATCCATTGTTCCTGCACTAAGGGTTATTATCAAACTGCTCTGGTTTTACACTTCGCCAGCAGAGGGCATCCTACGGCAATGCGCCCGCAGCCCCGCGCCGAAAGCATTGCGGGTGGGCATTGATGGGCACCCAGCGGAACACTGACGCAACAGGCCCTTGCCGCGACAGACTACTGCCGGGCGCAGACTGTCGTGCAGAACAGCGCTCTCCCGCGCCAGCTCTTCGCCCGGCTAGCCGTTGCGCATCTCAGCAATAAGGGTTGCAAGCTTGCCAGCCTGAACCGCAAGATCGCTCACTGCCTTGGCGGCCTCGGCCATGGCCTCGGCGGTCTGGCGCGACATGTCGTTTACCTCGATAATTGTATGATTAATTTCTTCGCTGGCGGCAGACTGCTCTTCACTGGCGGTGGCGATGGCATTGGCCTGATCCGCTGTAACCTCGGCCGTGACCACAATTTCGCTCAGAGCCTGACCCGACAGACTGGCGCTCTCCGTGGCGGTGTTGACCTGCTCAACGGCGTTATCCATGGATACGCGGCTCTTGGAGGTACTTTCCTGAATAGCTCTGATCACGCGCCCCACATCAATGGTTGAGGCCATGGTCTTTTCGGCCAGTTTGCGCACCTCGTCGGCAACAACGGCAAAGCCTCGTCCTGCCTCGCCAGCGCGCGCGGCTTCAATGGCGGCGTTAAGCGCCAGCAGGTTGGTTTGATCGGCAATGTCCGAGATAACGGTCATGATCTGCGAGACATCCTGCGCGTGGCTGTCGAGCTGCGCCATGTCGTCCTTGAGCTCCATTGAAAGCTGATGCACCAGCTGGATGCTCTGCAGCGAGCTGCCCACGATAGTGGCCCCATGCTCGGCTTTTGCCTTGGTTTCCGCAGAGGCAGAGGAGGCCGCGCCGGCATTTTTAGCAACTTCCTGCACGGTAGCGTTCATTTCGTTCATGGCTGTGGCAGCCTCGCCCAGGCGTTGCGCGGTTTGCAAAGCGCCCCTGTCGGCCTGCTCTATCTGAGCCGAGAGCTGCGTCGAGGCCGAGCTGACCGCATGGGCGACCTCCTCCAGCTGGGCGGCCGCCGTCAACATGGCCGACGTTTTTGCCTGAGCATTGTTTTCCGCTTTTTCGGCATTGCGCATGGCTTCGGTGGCCTTGACGGCCTGATCATGGGCCTTGACGGATTCGGCCTGAGCTTTTTCCATATTAGCTTTCAACGCTTCCACCATCGAGACTATGGAACCGTAGACGCCAGCCCGGCTGCTGCCGTCGGCGATGTCGTAATCGCCGTCCACAACCCGGCGGGCAATGGTGTTCAGCACGCCAGGGTCTTTGCCCAGCTGGCGCATCACGCTGCGCGTCAGCACGTACGTAATCACCACGCTGATAACAATCGCGACCAGGCTGAGGATAAGGCCGGTATTTTTGGCCATGGCTCCAAGCGTTATGGCCTCTTGCATGTTCTCCTTGCTGCTCGCGGCCGTCAGATTGACGAGCTCTTCATACACAGGCGCAAGCTTGCGAAACTGCGGACTATAGTTGGCATCAAACAGCGCTGTGGCCTCGTCAAATTTTCCCTCCGCGACAAGCTTTGTCGCATTTTTTCTCACTGTGCCCATACTTGCAGAAATTTCATCAATCTGGCGTAAAAGATTTTTTGCCTTGACTGCAGTATCTCTATCAAACAGTTCAGTATATTTTAAATACTTACGTTGACCGTCAGCTATCTCTTGCAGTGATTCTTTAATACGTGAGCCATACGTTTCAGCAGCCGACTCATTGCGTTTAAGCAACATGGTTGTCAAATTTGTCCTGACTTCCCAAAAATTCAAATGCATAGTTCCAACAGCTATAACAGCTGGAATATATGCTTTATCAACATCATCAATACTTTCATTCATCCGGGAAGTGCTGAACATTGAAGCTGCAGAAATAGCCACAATAACAATTATCATGCCAGCAAAAGACATGATAAGCTTTGTTGATAAACGCATCTTTTGTCTCCGCCATACGTGAATGTTATTTGTCGTCAATCAAAACATGCTAACTTTTCCGCAAAAGCAATCTTTGAGTATTTGCAGATGCCAATCAGATTGTTGGCGTGCACATCTCAATTCAGCAGCTCCAAAATCCCGCAGACAGTACGTATTGTGCGTACAATTTACGCGCGTTCAATAGTTGCTATACTATCCGGCGACATTCATCTGCCATTACTCTATTTTAGTAGGTTACCAGCAAGGATGGGTAAAATATTATTTTTGCATACTGCATGCACTCAGCAAATACTTGAATTTATATTGATTTATTGACAAAAATAAGTTATGCTACCATACAAAAACCATTATGCAATAATATATTGGCACAGTGAAAAAAATCTTTAAAGTCAAAACAAACACCGAGCAATACCATTTCAAATTAAATGATTACTGTGTCTAAAGATTCCACCAACAGAACAAATTTGCCCTTGATGCATTAGGTACGGCCATGGAAATTAAGCATCTTAAAACGTTAATGATGGTTGCATCGACAAGGAGCATCTCAAAGGCATCCAACCAACTGCACCTCTCCCAACCATCGGTAACAAGAATTATACAAGAAATAGAAAGCATTGTTGGCGTACCGCTATTTTCAAGAACAAAAAACGGTATGGTTCTTACAGGAGCTGGAAAAAATTTTTATACGCAAGCAACGCGCATTGTTTCAACACTTCACGATGTTGTTGCAGAGTTAAAAGCTCCATATGAAAGCAATATAATAAATATTGGTTTTTGCCCGAGCGTTCTCATATTCGATTTCATTGAACAACTACGATACAGCAATTACCGCATGGATTATATCAGGTTTCATGAGCTTTCCGAAAAGCGTCAATTCCTTGCACTGGCAAACAAGTACATTGATATTTCGATAGCGAGGAGCCTAAACACTGGCAGCAAGATGGGGTTGGAGCAGATTATTCTGAACAAGGCAGAGCTGTTTGCCGTCATCCCTGCATCTCACAGGCTCTCAGGCAAAAAGATGATCAGCCTGGATGAACTTAAAAACGATCCCTTTGTCGCACTGTCCGAAAAATCATTTCCTGCATACAGCAACAATATAGTAAAGCTCTGCAAAAAATCCGGATTTACACCCAACATCACTTTTCAGGCAAATGGATATATAGCGGCGCTCGCGACAAT is from Desulfovibrio desulfuricans and encodes:
- a CDS encoding methyl-accepting chemotaxis protein; the protein is MSIKFKVLLLSIIGPTLLAITIFFNAVQNIWTSEEQAVIHSAKGIVSMAESARNEMAMKFDGVIRPFGEIPRDKLIDAVPIITAIKMARQNAEKLGYKFRVPKFSPRNPANEPNALERTALEQIASKGLPELIVRQKDAIHYFKPIVLTAECMFCHGDPKGTTDPIGGTKEGWKAGEIHGAFEIIYSLDEAVAKTKAAAVSVGIATAAILVFIICAVWLIMRNSLVAPLVRLQQFARQVSEGELNTQPRGTFKAELQALEQALTAMVVRLKEKISFSEQKTAEAKAAEARAQQHADEAAEARDDALKSRAQGMTEAANMLEGVISSVTSASQEISAQVEQSSNFAASQASSMNAVAAAMEEMNSSISAVSDNAAQASASSEIIKVNANKELKEVNVMVDAIKSVQTMADALKSGMSELGHQAEDIGKIMNVINDIADQTNLLALNAAIEAARAGDAGRGFAVVADEVRKLAEKTMLAVTEVGNAIQSVQQGTKNNVDSVDMAVDAISKVNSMAEGTGEAISQITLHVNEMAEQIQAIARSVDEQTRASADITKSISMADQDSSETSAALQEISTALIDLSQQSQILTSLIVKLQDGAKHITAQFNEI
- the murA gene encoding UDP-N-acetylglucosamine 1-carboxyvinyltransferase: MDKLVIEGGVPLTGGIDVSGSKNAALPILFACILLSEPVTITNVPNLRDIHTTIKLLNMLGCTCEFADHRVQVRPGNLLPEAPYDLVRTMRASVLCLGPLLARIGQARVALPGGCAIGARPVDQHLKGLELMGASFQLEEGYIMGRCRQLKGAHISFDMPTVGGTENLLMAAALAEGETILENAAREPEVVDLANFLRACGAHIEGHGTSVIRIQGVTSLHDGEYAVMSDRIEAGTFLVAAGITGGELMLRNCPFKDLEAVILKLRSMGMEISSTPEGVLARCAGPLRGTDVKTQPYPGFPTDMQAQLMALMCMAEGASVVEESIFENRFMHVLELMRMGAQIKVSGHTAMVRGVQKLTGAPVMASDLRASASLVLAGLAAKGVTEVRRIYHLDRGYESIEHKLNAVGARIRREQE
- a CDS encoding BON domain-containing protein, with the translated sequence MKRLALFMLLLCVTLLNGCAYSGYGIYDDQRLMGTMSDDKELSAKIKTALLDESFSGGWSVAVYSFYGHVFLVGEVPEHMQGKAVTIANRYKPRSVTTHWFTPAASDTSNFVLATKLRKDLISTKGLSSTRIETEVNSGRVVLLGVVKDESEKQIAIQAARGVAGVTGVTSYLMLPQKAGQLDNMRPEHAAGVSPMDGSTEPAGGSTPVSGGAGSSSPASPAGGVESRDLP
- a CDS encoding HD-GYP domain-containing protein, encoding MGAIDDNALAANCIYLADFIDAQAQEQPELPFAEWAAAAAAEETAGSFSPAGLKALAQISLRSDLTDRYPSHSAMEAYLVNTAGNGILSIENLLTLCDLFSQIIDSKSPFTATHSHGVARTAQAILMQTGLASDEDGLTIYMAGLLHDIGKLAVSVDILEKAGPLSNLERQEIKEHAKIGVDLLRTIPGFRCVCDWGGMHHERLDGGGYPYGLGAEKLSLPMRVMAVADVFTAMTENRPYRPGMELSSVLECMSSMAAARQLDGDVVDLVTQNALQINKVRSSAQRDAAAKFLSMRKLCCWTLP
- a CDS encoding methyl-accepting chemotaxis protein, giving the protein MRLSTKLIMSFAGMIIVIVAISAASMFSTSRMNESIDDVDKAYIPAVIAVGTMHLNFWEVRTNLTTMLLKRNESAAETYGSRIKESLQEIADGQRKYLKYTELFDRDTAVKAKNLLRQIDEISASMGTVRKNATKLVAEGKFDEATALFDANYSPQFRKLAPVYEELVNLTAASSKENMQEAITLGAMAKNTGLILSLVAIVISVVITYVLTRSVMRQLGKDPGVLNTIARRVVDGDYDIADGSSRAGVYGSIVSMVEALKANMEKAQAESVKAHDQAVKATEAMRNAEKAENNAQAKTSAMLTAAAQLEEVAHAVSSASTQLSAQIEQADRGALQTAQRLGEAATAMNEMNATVQEVAKNAGAASSASAETKAKAEHGATIVGSSLQSIQLVHQLSMELKDDMAQLDSHAQDVSQIMTVISDIADQTNLLALNAAIEAARAGEAGRGFAVVADEVRKLAEKTMASTIDVGRVIRAIQESTSKSRVSMDNAVEQVNTATESASLSGQALSEIVVTAEVTADQANAIATASEEQSAASEEINHTIIEVNDMSRQTAEAMAEAAKAVSDLAVQAGKLATLIAEMRNG
- a CDS encoding LysR family transcriptional regulator; this translates as MEIKHLKTLMMVASTRSISKASNQLHLSQPSVTRIIQEIESIVGVPLFSRTKNGMVLTGAGKNFYTQATRIVSTLHDVVAELKAPYESNIINIGFCPSVLIFDFIEQLRYSNYRMDYIRFHELSEKRQFLALANKYIDISIARSLNTGSKMGLEQIILNKAELFAVIPASHRLSGKKMISLDELKNDPFVALSEKSFPAYSNNIVKLCKKSGFTPNITFQANGYIAALATISAGACVGIFPRNIVNSIVPGYVYVPIHSNKDFFDISCYIRKNETRVEILDLVAKVQEQFRSR